From one Candidatus Edwardsbacteria bacterium genomic stretch:
- a CDS encoding prepilin peptidase: MFQGIIIFILGLLFGSFANVCIWRIPRKEEIVFTPSHCPKCLKSIKWYDNIPVLSYLLLGRKCRSCKAEISWRYPLVELLSALLFLGVYLKFGADWRLAGYIPFVWAMLVISAIDIEHYIIPDVFSLSGLAMGILLAALATFGVPVDLTVFSRADILSQWPLADSAIGVVLGGGFLWLAAWLGEKVFKQEAMGGGDIKLAAMIGAFLGWKAVLVSFFLAFLTGSVIGILLILLGRAKKNEAPEGIKPKAMVPFGPFLALGGVLALFWGRELLGFYLRLFGL; this comes from the coding sequence ATGTTTCAGGGAATTATAATCTTTATTTTAGGCCTGTTGTTCGGCTCTTTCGCCAACGTCTGCATTTGGCGCATCCCCCGCAAGGAGGAGATAGTATTCACTCCTTCGCACTGCCCCAAATGCCTGAAAAGCATCAAATGGTACGATAATATCCCGGTATTAAGCTATCTGTTGTTGGGCCGGAAATGCCGCAGTTGCAAAGCCGAGATATCATGGCGCTATCCACTGGTGGAGCTATTGAGCGCGCTATTATTCCTGGGAGTTTATCTCAAATTCGGGGCCGATTGGAGATTGGCGGGGTACATCCCATTTGTTTGGGCCATGCTGGTGATCTCGGCCATAGACATTGAACATTACATCATCCCCGATGTCTTTTCCCTATCCGGCCTGGCTATGGGTATTTTATTGGCGGCACTGGCCACCTTTGGGGTCCCGGTGGATCTTACCGTGTTCAGCCGGGCGGATATTTTGTCGCAATGGCCCTTGGCGGACAGCGCCATCGGCGTGGTGCTGGGTGGTGGATTCCTTTGGCTGGCAGCTTGGCTGGGGGAAAAGGTGTTCAAACAGGAGGCCATGGGCGGTGGGGATATCAAACTGGCCGCCATGATAGGGGCCTTTTTAGGCTGGAAGGCCGTGTTGGTCAGCTTCTTTCTGGCTTTTCTGACTGGGTCGGTTATTGGCATCCTGCTGATCCTATTGGGCAGGGCTAAAAAGAATGAGGCCCCGGAAGGGATAAAGCCAAAGGCCATGGTTCCGTTCGGGCCTTTTTTAGCATTGGGTGGCGTACTGGCCCTTTTCTGGGGCAGAGAATTGCTGGGGTTTTATTTAAGGCTTTTCGGGCTGTAA
- the rimO gene encoding 30S ribosomal protein S12 methylthiotransferase RimO, which yields MTKASVSNKKVHIISLGCPKNRVDTEAMMGQLAPKGYCFTNDINSAGTVIVNTCGFLQEAVEEGLVEISALALQKEKLGFRLVVTGCLVQRMGRDLLRRIPQIDALVGVHGYENILAAVEGGKNNSIPANACNYPAKFYQNRLISTGPGWTYLRIADGCDNRCSYCLIPSIRGKFRSRPISEIIREAKILAGRGVREINLIAQDTTAYGSDIYGRRSLPRLLKALCRIEDLKWIRILYTHPAHIDDELVDIVAREKKIVKYLDIPLQHISDRILKKMGRKVAKQRIVELLHKLRTKIPGIIIRTTFIVGFPGEMRADFGELYDFAGEMKLDRVGVFAYSNEPGTRSAKMKGQVDEKIKSERLDSLMRLQRKVSTAKNRLRLGQNISVLIEGAAIKGNNDVPFKSDYQYYGRSYAEAPEIDGKIYLRSSRPLVPGRIYQASIEKAWAYDLGGVIIK from the coding sequence TTGACCAAAGCAAGTGTATCAAATAAAAAAGTCCATATCATCTCCTTGGGCTGTCCCAAGAACCGCGTCGACACTGAGGCCATGATGGGGCAACTAGCTCCAAAGGGATACTGCTTTACTAATGACATCAATAGCGCCGGGACGGTGATCGTCAACACCTGCGGGTTCCTGCAGGAGGCGGTGGAAGAGGGGCTGGTCGAGATATCGGCCTTGGCCCTGCAGAAGGAGAAACTGGGTTTTCGGCTGGTGGTCACCGGCTGTCTGGTCCAGAGGATGGGTCGTGATCTTTTGCGTCGGATCCCCCAAATAGACGCTTTGGTCGGGGTTCACGGTTATGAAAATATCCTGGCGGCGGTGGAAGGCGGTAAGAATAATTCCATTCCGGCCAATGCCTGCAATTATCCCGCGAAATTCTATCAAAACCGTCTGATCAGCACCGGGCCGGGCTGGACCTATCTGCGGATAGCCGATGGGTGTGATAACCGCTGCAGCTATTGCCTGATCCCGTCAATAAGGGGAAAATTCCGCAGCCGCCCGATCTCGGAGATCATCCGGGAGGCGAAAATATTGGCTGGGCGAGGGGTAAGAGAGATAAACCTGATCGCCCAGGACACCACCGCCTACGGTTCGGATATCTATGGCCGACGCAGTCTGCCGCGATTGCTGAAAGCGTTGTGCCGGATTGAGGACCTGAAATGGATTCGTATCCTCTACACTCACCCGGCCCATATCGACGATGAACTGGTCGACATCGTGGCCCGAGAGAAGAAGATCGTAAAATATCTGGATATCCCGCTGCAGCATATTTCCGACCGCATTCTCAAAAAAATGGGGCGGAAGGTAGCGAAGCAGAGAATAGTCGAACTGCTCCACAAACTACGGACGAAAATACCGGGGATAATTATACGGACCACTTTCATCGTCGGTTTCCCCGGAGAGATGAGGGCTGATTTCGGTGAATTGTATGATTTTGCCGGAGAGATGAAATTAGACAGGGTGGGGGTATTCGCATATTCCAACGAGCCCGGGACCAGATCCGCTAAAATGAAGGGGCAGGTCGATGAAAAAATCAAATCCGAGCGGCTGGACTCTTTGATGCGACTGCAAAGAAAAGTTTCCACCGCCAAGAATCGTTTGAGGTTAGGTCAAAATATTTCGGTTCTTATTGAGGGTGCGGCAATAAAAGGGAATAATGATGTTCCATTCAAGTCCGATTATCAATACTATGGCCGCAGTTATGCTGAGGCCCCGGAGATAGACGGCAAGATATACCTCCGCAGTTCCCGCCCCTTGGTTCCGGGCAGGATATACCAAGCCTCTATAGAGAAGGCTTGGGCATACGATCTGGGCGGCGTCATCATAAAATAA
- a CDS encoding phospholipase D family protein, which produces MKYDLEFISDAEIYRQVILQEIPAAQKFLWIGTSDLKDLYIDQGKKKVPFLKLLSQLIDDNVSIRLIHAKEPGPNFRKDFDRYPNLIDGMEKLLCPRIHFKSVIVDGKFAYSGSANLTGAGMGAKSDGKRNFESGIITKDPALVGQVMKQFDELWMGQHCSGCKRKKYCFEYREME; this is translated from the coding sequence ATGAAATACGACCTGGAATTCATCTCCGATGCCGAGATCTACCGGCAGGTGATCCTGCAGGAGATCCCCGCGGCCCAAAAATTCCTATGGATAGGCACTTCGGACCTGAAGGACCTTTATATTGACCAGGGGAAAAAGAAAGTCCCCTTTTTAAAACTTCTTTCCCAACTGATAGATGACAATGTATCCATTCGCCTGATCCACGCCAAGGAGCCGGGCCCCAACTTCCGAAAGGACTTTGACCGGTATCCCAACCTGATCGACGGCATGGAAAAACTGCTGTGCCCCCGGATACATTTCAAGTCGGTCATAGTGGACGGTAAATTTGCTTACAGTGGCAGCGCCAACCTGACCGGGGCGGGGATGGGCGCCAAGTCCGACGGCAAACGCAATTTTGAGTCGGGCATAATCACTAAGGATCCGGCCTTGGTGGGGCAGGTCATGAAACAGTTCGACGAACTGTGGATGGGACAGCATTGCTCCGGCTGCAAACGAAAGAAATATTGTTTTGAATACCGGGAAATGGAGTGA
- a CDS encoding DUF3795 domain-containing protein — protein sequence MNKRISFCGLDCLVCPAFIARQNDDPELRQKTADSWSKIYNADIKPEDVFCDGCTSEGPVLFAHCSNCKIRECGRAKKLESCAHCPEYPCSRLEEFFAMVPEARQVLDNIRKTLG from the coding sequence ATGAACAAGAGAATTTCCTTCTGCGGACTGGATTGCTTGGTTTGTCCGGCCTTTATTGCCAGGCAGAACGACGATCCCGAATTACGCCAGAAGACTGCCGACAGCTGGTCCAAGATCTACAACGCCGACATCAAGCCGGAGGATGTCTTTTGCGATGGCTGCACCTCCGAAGGGCCGGTGCTGTTTGCCCATTGCAGCAACTGTAAGATCAGAGAATGCGGTCGGGCCAAAAAACTGGAGAGCTGCGCCCACTGCCCGGAGTATCCCTGCTCCAGGCTGGAGGAATTCTTCGCTATGGTGCCGGAGGCCAGGCAGGTGCTGGATAATATACGAAAAACCCTGGGATGA
- a CDS encoding PaaI family thioesterase, whose translation MKLNDDHFCFACGKKNPDGLQIKFTYPEAGQCRAEFVPPVKFQGWQGILHGGIVSTLLDEALAHAVGGAERGGGGSGAVTAELSVRFKKPVKIGEPVILAGRVVSDKGRMVEAESEITDQQGNILASATGKLVRPAKK comes from the coding sequence ATGAAACTTAACGACGATCATTTCTGTTTTGCCTGCGGGAAGAAAAATCCTGACGGCCTGCAAATAAAATTCACCTACCCCGAAGCCGGGCAATGCCGGGCGGAGTTCGTGCCCCCGGTAAAATTCCAGGGCTGGCAGGGGATACTGCACGGAGGCATCGTCTCCACGCTTTTGGACGAGGCTCTGGCCCACGCCGTAGGCGGGGCCGAGAGGGGCGGAGGCGGCAGCGGGGCGGTCACGGCCGAACTGAGCGTCAGGTTCAAGAAGCCGGTCAAGATAGGTGAGCCGGTAATCCTTGCCGGCCGGGTGGTCAGCGACAAGGGCCGTATGGTCGAGGCCGAGTCGGAGATAACAGACCAACAGGGGAATATCCTGGCCAGCGCCACCGGGAAACTGGTCCGGCCGGCCAAGAAGTGA
- a CDS encoding HD domain-containing protein gives METLKNPLKPEVYIERIRPREEDIRGPYFRDQTAIIHSMPFRRLKHKTQVFFSPDNDHVCTRMEHTLHVATIASAICRAFGLDVDLAQAIAFGHDLGHAPFGHRGEEVLQDLLKEQGGFHHELYALRVVDKLANDGAGLNLTYGVRDGIICHCGEKYEKEISPRSDKVALEGIKKLGIYPASYEGAIVRMADKVSYLGRDLEDAIRAGLVDEDQVPTGIKQKLGRKNGEIIDTLVKDIITQTQRTGGISLSDENHQLMKALYDFNMKNIYTSPPLEEYGLFSEKILRTLFEELISVYQRYGEDQERYDHDPVPLFRRFGRHLDKYSEIYRKEKTPAPVIVGDYIAGMTDDYALKCIHEVFIPEPLKFDIPRGMHEA, from the coding sequence ATGGAAACATTGAAGAACCCGCTGAAACCCGAAGTTTACATCGAGCGTATTCGCCCCCGCGAGGAGGACATCCGCGGTCCGTATTTCCGGGACCAGACCGCCATTATCCATTCCATGCCCTTCCGGCGGCTGAAACACAAGACCCAGGTGTTCTTCTCCCCGGACAACGACCATGTCTGCACCCGGATGGAGCACACCCTGCACGTAGCCACCATCGCCTCGGCCATCTGTCGGGCCTTCGGCCTGGACGTGGACCTGGCTCAGGCCATCGCCTTTGGGCACGATCTGGGGCACGCTCCATTCGGCCACCGGGGCGAGGAGGTGCTGCAGGATCTGCTCAAAGAACAGGGCGGGTTCCATCATGAGCTGTACGCCCTGCGGGTGGTGGACAAGCTGGCCAACGACGGGGCCGGGCTCAACCTTACCTACGGGGTGCGGGACGGCATCATCTGTCACTGCGGCGAGAAATACGAAAAGGAGATCTCGCCCCGCTCGGATAAGGTGGCCCTGGAAGGCATCAAAAAGCTGGGAATATATCCGGCGTCATACGAGGGGGCCATAGTCCGGATGGCCGACAAGGTCTCCTATCTGGGCCGCGATCTGGAGGACGCCATCCGGGCCGGGCTGGTGGACGAGGACCAGGTGCCGACAGGGATCAAGCAGAAACTGGGGCGCAAGAACGGCGAGATCATCGACACCTTGGTTAAGGACATCATCACCCAGACCCAGCGCACCGGGGGCATCTCGCTGTCCGATGAAAACCACCAACTGATGAAGGCCCTGTACGATTTCAACATGAAGAACATCTACACCTCGCCGCCCCTGGAGGAATACGGGCTGTTCAGCGAGAAGATACTGCGGACCCTGTTTGAGGAATTGATCAGCGTCTACCAAAGATACGGGGAGGATCAGGAGCGTTACGACCACGACCCGGTGCCGCTGTTCCGGCGATTCGGGAGGCACCTGGACAAATACAGCGAGATATACCGGAAGGAGAAGACTCCGGCCCCGGTGATAGTGGGCGACTACATCGCCGGGATGACCGACGATTACGCCTTGAAGTGCATTCACGAGGTGTTCATCCCCGAGCCCCTGAAATTCGACATTCCCCGGGGGATGCATGAAGCTTAA
- a CDS encoding GspE/PulE family protein: MKKPTHLTVEYVLEVLLKKGKITQDQYKDVQIKGNAQRAKLQKYQETNASRRQYQAANIITPAEIISSFNLLIPDGSGRLLSEDDITRAVAEESGMEYKKIDPLKLQLDVVTSHISKPYAMRHLVVPIEENNTLVTLAVVDPYNLDHIESLQIAKNIKVSLVLASKTDVLKIIREFYGFRASVQAAESERITSTELGNLEQYIKLRGQDEIEANDQHITSAVEYLMHYAFDQRASDIHIEPKRDKSYVRLRIDGVMHYIYTIPRALHAPILSRIKIMSRMNIAEKRRPQDGRIKTNYGGKEMELRVSTIPVAFGEKVVIRIFDPEVLMQDLDQLGFYPREYQLYNAFIHRPNGIILVTGPTGSGKTTTLYSSLKSLSSPDVNIITVEDPIEMVIEEFNQIGVQHTAGVSFANILPYILRQDPDIIMVGEIRDKETADHAIQSALTGHLVLTTLHTNDSPSAIIRLMDIGIPYYLIASTVVGIVAQRLVRKICPHCRAIREVAPDDPENKLLDEKVSKLYYGEGCSECRNTGYKGRTGIFEVMEMTENIKNALTRTVTINKLHKAIAADGMMDLKQVALRKMIEGVTTYEEVYSVSG, from the coding sequence ATGAAAAAGCCCACCCATCTCACCGTGGAATACGTGCTGGAGGTGCTCCTTAAAAAAGGGAAGATCACCCAGGACCAGTACAAGGACGTCCAGATTAAGGGAAACGCCCAGCGGGCCAAACTCCAGAAATATCAGGAGACCAACGCCAGCCGTAGGCAGTACCAGGCCGCCAACATCATCACTCCGGCCGAGATCATCTCCTCGTTCAACCTGCTGATACCCGACGGCAGCGGGCGCCTGCTGTCCGAGGACGACATCACCCGGGCCGTCGCCGAGGAGTCCGGCATGGAGTACAAAAAGATAGACCCCCTGAAGCTCCAGCTGGACGTGGTCACCTCGCACATCTCCAAGCCCTATGCCATGCGGCACCTGGTGGTGCCCATAGAGGAGAACAATACCCTGGTGACCCTGGCGGTGGTGGATCCCTATAACCTGGATCACATCGAGAGCCTGCAGATAGCCAAGAACATCAAGGTCAGCCTGGTGCTGGCCTCCAAGACCGATGTGCTGAAGATCATCCGGGAGTTCTACGGCTTTAGGGCTTCGGTCCAGGCGGCCGAGTCCGAGCGGATCACTTCCACCGAGCTGGGCAACCTGGAGCAGTACATCAAGCTGCGGGGCCAGGACGAGATCGAGGCCAACGACCAGCACATCACCAGCGCGGTGGAATACCTGATGCACTACGCCTTCGACCAGCGGGCCAGCGATATTCACATCGAGCCCAAGCGTGATAAATCCTACGTCCGCCTGCGGATCGACGGGGTGATGCACTACATCTACACCATCCCCCGGGCCCTGCACGCCCCGATATTATCCCGGATAAAGATCATGTCCCGGATGAACATCGCCGAGAAGCGGCGGCCCCAGGACGGCCGGATCAAGACCAACTACGGCGGCAAGGAGATGGAACTGAGGGTGTCAACCATTCCGGTGGCCTTTGGCGAGAAGGTGGTTATCCGCATCTTCGATCCCGAGGTGCTGATGCAGGACCTGGATCAGTTGGGCTTCTATCCCCGGGAATACCAGCTGTACAACGCATTCATTCACCGGCCCAACGGCATCATTCTGGTGACCGGGCCTACCGGATCGGGCAAGACCACCACCCTGTATTCCTCGCTGAAATCGCTGTCCTCCCCGGACGTCAACATCATCACCGTCGAAGACCCGATAGAAATGGTGATCGAGGAATTCAACCAGATAGGAGTTCAGCACACCGCCGGGGTATCGTTCGCCAACATCCTACCCTATATCCTGCGCCAGGACCCAGACATCATCATGGTGGGCGAGATCCGGGACAAGGAGACCGCCGATCACGCCATCCAGTCGGCCCTGACCGGGCACCTGGTGCTGACCACCCTGCACACCAACGACTCGCCTTCGGCCATCATCCGGCTGATGGACATAGGGATCCCCTACTACCTGATAGCCTCCACCGTGGTGGGAATTGTGGCCCAGCGGCTGGTGCGCAAGATCTGTCCCCATTGCCGCGCTATCCGGGAGGTGGCCCCGGACGATCCCGAGAACAAATTGCTGGATGAAAAAGTATCCAAGCTTTATTACGGCGAGGGTTGCAGCGAGTGCCGCAACACCGGCTACAAGGGGCGCACCGGCATCTTCGAGGTGATGGAGATGACCGAGAATATAAAGAACGCCCTAACCCGCACCGTCACCATCAACAAACTGCACAAGGCCATCGCCGCCGACGGCATGATGGATCTCAAGCAGGTGGCCCTGCGCAAGATGATAGAGGGGGTGACCACCTACGAAGAGGTCTATTCCGTCTCGGGATGA